From Pseudarthrobacter equi, a single genomic window includes:
- a CDS encoding DUF5719 family protein gives MHEHPTRPAAADAGSGQDRNGLQGQKDSGAADAPAGGKRRKAALAGAATAVLVLACAGGVVAAGSLLPKAASSRSVQPAAAAVPAGTSVGVCPGPARLLEGTEAGTDPQFSPESDTAATSVTGAVLGTAGVVPGSRLSRLDGATAVEIAKAPGAPASEGPRQELLAGTVSGRGVDSVTVLSADAVANQKASAAGAMIFRATDGDLQGSAAANCLQPSNDQWLAGASTTVGRTSVLVLSNASSSPATVSLELFGGKGQIQAPGSRGLLVAPGTTRSVVLAGLAPGEEQLSVRVRSTGGPIAAAIQQSVLRGLTPGGVDFITPGTAPAVRQVMTGVDIQDAAGIAALTGKPGYADAAPALEITVPGPSDAVVEVKLYGRDGQKALPSGGVITAKANSITEVSLAGVPAGNYTVAASSDVSFVAATRITRGLQANQPSDLAWAASGIRLGSQHVVAVPKGGTRQLVFGALDARATITYAAITADGKVKAPATADIAGGTTASITVPNEADGAEVVGYVVSASGDAAYGAVLVGQDGRSDVSSLPFQAAAAGQETVPVALGY, from the coding sequence ATGCATGAGCACCCCACCCGTCCCGCCGCAGCCGATGCCGGATCGGGGCAGGACCGGAACGGCCTGCAAGGCCAGAAGGACTCCGGCGCGGCAGATGCCCCCGCCGGCGGGAAGCGGCGGAAGGCGGCCCTTGCGGGGGCTGCCACAGCCGTCCTTGTCCTGGCGTGCGCCGGAGGCGTCGTTGCCGCAGGTTCATTGCTGCCCAAGGCCGCTTCCAGCCGAAGCGTCCAGCCTGCTGCTGCCGCTGTTCCCGCCGGAACCAGCGTGGGTGTGTGCCCGGGCCCGGCCCGCCTCCTGGAAGGCACCGAAGCAGGAACCGATCCGCAGTTCAGCCCCGAGTCGGACACCGCCGCCACCAGCGTGACCGGCGCGGTACTGGGGACTGCGGGGGTGGTACCCGGAAGCCGGCTGTCGCGGCTGGACGGGGCCACCGCCGTCGAGATCGCCAAGGCTCCGGGCGCACCGGCGTCCGAAGGCCCGCGGCAGGAGCTGCTGGCCGGTACGGTGTCGGGCCGTGGCGTGGATTCGGTCACTGTCCTCAGCGCCGACGCCGTGGCCAACCAGAAGGCGTCCGCCGCGGGGGCCATGATCTTCAGGGCAACGGACGGTGACCTGCAGGGTTCGGCTGCGGCCAACTGCCTGCAGCCCTCCAACGACCAATGGCTTGCCGGAGCCAGTACCACCGTGGGCCGTACATCGGTGCTGGTCCTGAGCAATGCATCCAGCAGCCCGGCCACCGTCAGCCTCGAGCTGTTCGGCGGGAAGGGGCAGATCCAGGCGCCGGGAAGCCGCGGCCTGCTGGTGGCGCCGGGAACCACACGTTCAGTGGTGCTGGCCGGGCTGGCGCCCGGCGAGGAACAGCTGAGTGTCCGTGTCCGCAGCACCGGCGGTCCCATTGCGGCGGCCATCCAGCAGAGTGTCCTGCGCGGCCTGACACCCGGGGGAGTGGACTTCATCACGCCGGGCACCGCGCCTGCCGTCCGCCAGGTGATGACCGGCGTTGACATCCAGGACGCCGCCGGTATCGCCGCGCTGACCGGCAAGCCCGGGTATGCAGACGCCGCCCCCGCGCTGGAGATCACCGTGCCGGGGCCGTCCGACGCCGTGGTCGAGGTCAAGCTCTATGGCCGGGACGGCCAAAAGGCACTCCCCTCCGGCGGCGTGATCACAGCCAAAGCCAACTCCATTACCGAAGTATCCCTGGCCGGGGTGCCGGCCGGGAATTACACCGTAGCGGCGTCGTCCGACGTTTCGTTTGTGGCGGCAACGCGCATCACCCGCGGGCTGCAGGCGAACCAGCCCTCGGACCTCGCCTGGGCGGCATCCGGAATCCGGCTGGGCAGCCAGCATGTGGTGGCCGTGCCCAAGGGCGGCACCCGCCAGCTCGTATTCGGCGCCCTCGACGCCAGGGCCACCATCACCTACGCCGCGATTACCGCCGACGGCAAGGTAAAGGCACCGGCCACCGCCGACATCGCCGGCGGAACCACAGCCTCCATCACCGTTCCCAATGAGGCAGACGGTGCCGAGGTTGTGGGCTACGTGGTGTCAGCATCCGGCGACGCCGCGTACGGTGCGGTCTTGGTGGGACAGGATGGCCGCAGCGACGTCTCATCGCTGCCGTTCCAGGCTGCAGCCGCCGGACAGGAAACGGTCCCGGTAGCCCTGGGCTACTGA
- a CDS encoding metallopeptidase family protein, which produces MQSSNQNSGLTVRLADPDADSTTGASAAGRSFMRRRRNRHGRGLRGEVMLPTHPGYRTRGDRFDDMVLDSAQRLHDIWGKTLDGVRFGVDEIPPELELLAATGAPAPMGAYTPAAGDDGPLITVYRRVVEQACPGVEELQDMVHDVVVEHTAEMLGVAPETLDPVYRRRY; this is translated from the coding sequence ATGCAGTCATCGAACCAGAATTCAGGCCTGACGGTCCGGTTGGCTGACCCGGATGCCGATTCCACCACCGGGGCGTCCGCAGCTGGCCGGAGCTTCATGCGGCGCCGGCGGAACCGTCACGGCCGTGGCCTGCGCGGGGAAGTCATGCTTCCCACCCACCCCGGCTACCGGACGCGCGGCGACCGCTTCGATGACATGGTGCTGGACTCGGCCCAGCGGCTGCACGATATCTGGGGAAAGACCCTGGACGGCGTCAGGTTCGGCGTTGATGAGATTCCACCGGAGCTGGAACTCCTGGCCGCCACCGGCGCACCCGCACCCATGGGCGCCTACACGCCGGCGGCCGGGGATGACGGGCCGCTGATCACCGTCTACCGGCGCGTCGTGGAACAGGCCTGCCCGGGTGTGGAGGAACTCCAGGACATGGTTCACGACGTCGTCGTTGAGCACACTGCCGAGATGCTGGGCGTGGCGCCCGAAACCCTGGACCCGGTGTACCGGCGCCGCTATTGA
- a CDS encoding DUF3499 domain-containing protein: protein MGAIRQCSRSACRQSAVATLTYVYADSTAVLGPLATYAEPHCYDLCEQHADSLTVPRGWEVLRLAMPSTPQQPGPDDLLALANAVREAAAVPAQAPQQPAQRGQHSALEAPAGAEGIRRGHLRILREPS from the coding sequence GTGGGAGCTATCCGTCAGTGTTCAAGATCTGCCTGCCGCCAATCGGCGGTGGCCACCCTGACGTATGTGTACGCGGACTCCACCGCTGTCCTGGGTCCCCTTGCCACATACGCAGAACCGCATTGCTACGACCTCTGCGAACAACACGCCGACTCGCTGACCGTTCCCCGCGGCTGGGAGGTCCTGCGGCTGGCCATGCCCTCGACTCCGCAGCAGCCCGGCCCGGACGATCTCCTCGCCCTGGCCAACGCGGTACGGGAGGCGGCAGCGGTGCCGGCCCAGGCGCCGCAGCAACCCGCGCAGCGCGGCCAGCATTCCGCCTTGGAGGCGCCTGCCGGGGCCGAAGGGATCCGAAGGGGACACCTGCGCATCCTTCGCGAGCCGTCCTGA
- a CDS encoding Trm112 family protein encodes MPKISSELLSVLRCPVTGSPLVQEGEELVATAAAADGVKPRYAIEDGIPLLLPPELLAAATAAGSDQHDSDPAEGAVR; translated from the coding sequence ATGCCAAAAATCAGTTCCGAACTGTTGTCTGTCCTGCGTTGCCCCGTCACGGGCTCGCCCCTGGTGCAGGAAGGCGAGGAACTGGTCGCCACGGCCGCGGCGGCGGACGGCGTGAAGCCCCGCTACGCCATCGAGGACGGCATTCCCCTCCTCCTGCCCCCGGAACTCCTGGCTGCCGCGACGGCCGCCGGGTCCGACCAGCACGACTCCGACCCCGCCGAAGGCGCCGTCCGCTAA
- the ahcY gene encoding adenosylhomocysteinase, with protein sequence MTFDYKVADISLAEAGRHQIRLAEHEMPGLMSLREEFGASQPLKGARIAGSLHMTVQTAVLIETLTALGAEVRWASCNIFSTQDEAAAAVVVGKGTVEDPQGVPVFAWKGETLEEYWWTAEQILTWPGAETNPELGPNMILDDGGDATMLVHKGVEFEAVGNVPSADPTDSEEYGIFLDVLRRSLAADPQKWTRIAATIKGVSEETTTGVHRLYQLAEQGKLLFPAINVNDSVTKSKFDNKYGIRHSLPDGINRATDVLMGGKVAVVCGYGDVGKGAAEALRGQGSRVIVTEIDPICALQAAMDGYQVAKLESVLAQGDIFITTTGNKDVIMAEHMVGMKNKAIVGNIGHFDNEIDIAGLAKVPGVSKVEIKPQVHEWVFDQGTGSERSIIVLSEGRLLNLGNATGHPSFVMSNSFANQTIAQIELWTKKDQPADEREYANQVYVLPKVLDEKVARLHLDALGVELTELTKDQAEYLDIDAAGPYKPEHYRY encoded by the coding sequence ATGACCTTCGATTACAAAGTTGCCGATATCTCCCTGGCCGAGGCCGGAAGGCACCAGATCCGCCTGGCCGAGCACGAGATGCCCGGCCTGATGTCCCTCCGCGAGGAATTCGGCGCCAGCCAGCCGCTGAAGGGTGCCCGCATCGCGGGCTCCCTGCACATGACTGTACAGACCGCCGTGCTGATCGAGACCCTCACCGCGCTCGGTGCCGAGGTCCGCTGGGCGTCCTGCAACATCTTCTCCACCCAGGACGAGGCCGCCGCAGCCGTCGTCGTGGGCAAGGGAACGGTGGAGGACCCCCAGGGCGTCCCGGTCTTCGCCTGGAAGGGCGAAACGCTTGAGGAATACTGGTGGACCGCAGAACAGATCCTCACCTGGCCGGGTGCCGAGACCAACCCGGAGCTCGGCCCCAACATGATCCTCGACGACGGCGGCGACGCCACCATGCTGGTGCACAAGGGCGTGGAGTTCGAAGCAGTCGGCAACGTTCCGTCAGCAGATCCCACCGACTCCGAGGAATATGGCATCTTCCTCGACGTCCTGCGCCGGTCGCTGGCAGCCGATCCGCAGAAGTGGACCCGGATCGCCGCCACCATCAAGGGCGTGAGCGAGGAAACCACCACCGGCGTCCACCGCCTGTACCAGCTCGCCGAGCAGGGAAAGCTGCTCTTCCCGGCCATCAACGTCAACGACTCCGTCACCAAGAGCAAGTTCGACAACAAGTACGGCATCCGCCACTCGCTCCCGGACGGCATCAACCGGGCAACTGACGTCCTCATGGGCGGCAAGGTCGCCGTCGTCTGCGGCTACGGCGACGTCGGCAAGGGCGCGGCGGAAGCCCTCCGTGGCCAGGGCTCACGCGTGATCGTCACCGAAATTGACCCCATCTGCGCACTCCAGGCAGCCATGGACGGCTACCAGGTGGCCAAGCTTGAATCCGTGCTCGCCCAGGGTGACATCTTCATCACCACCACGGGCAACAAGGACGTCATCATGGCCGAGCACATGGTGGGCATGAAGAACAAAGCGATCGTGGGCAACATCGGCCACTTCGACAACGAGATCGACATCGCCGGACTGGCCAAGGTCCCCGGCGTCAGCAAAGTGGAGATCAAGCCGCAGGTGCACGAATGGGTCTTTGACCAGGGCACCGGCTCCGAGCGTTCCATCATTGTCCTGTCCGAGGGGCGCCTGCTGAACCTGGGCAACGCCACCGGCCACCCCTCCTTCGTGATGAGCAACTCCTTTGCGAACCAGACCATCGCCCAGATCGAGCTGTGGACCAAGAAGGACCAGCCCGCTGACGAGCGCGAGTACGCGAACCAGGTCTACGTCCTGCCCAAGGTCCTGGACGAGAAGGTGGCCCGCCTGCACCTGGACGCCCTGGGTGTGGAACTGACCGAGCTGACGAAGGACCAGGCTGAGTACCTGGACATTGACGCCGCCGGCCCGTACAAGCCCGAGCACTACCGGTACTAG
- a CDS encoding L,D-transpeptidase, with translation MEPEVQPRRPRSLKKMLIIAVVCILAAAGGVFAAVAPGLAGGDLESEAGSATRTSPGIASPVVAAVKSEASPANGAKQVNPAAPVSLKISNGTIERVTLTSTAGEKVDGSIDPAGTGWTATAPLKFNTDYSYTFVVKDGAGRETSTTQQFSTVSSSHEADAAVYPLDGMKVGVGQPLQIIFSEPVLNRDAVEKAIKITSSAGQVGAFHWYSDKMVRYRAENFWAANSTVTMDMQMFGVDLGNGQIANFDKKVKVNIGDKKVAVADATAHTFTLSVNDQPVKTLPVSMGDKRFPSARGYGVLMEKNRFDHFRASSIGLKPGDPAYYGDVDVEYTIRLTLSGAYIHQALESAFPYIGNTNVSHGCIGFAPDGAAWVFDNMGTGDVVNIINTEGDYAAHDDGYGDWNIPWAEYDN, from the coding sequence ATGGAGCCTGAAGTCCAGCCCCGCCGCCCCCGGTCCCTCAAGAAGATGCTCATCATCGCCGTGGTGTGCATCCTCGCGGCTGCCGGCGGCGTGTTCGCCGCCGTCGCGCCCGGTCTTGCCGGCGGGGACCTGGAATCCGAAGCCGGGTCCGCTACCCGGACCTCTCCCGGCATCGCCTCACCGGTGGTGGCTGCGGTGAAGTCCGAGGCTTCCCCGGCCAACGGCGCCAAGCAGGTCAACCCCGCGGCCCCCGTGTCGTTGAAGATCAGCAACGGCACCATCGAGCGCGTAACGCTGACCAGCACTGCCGGCGAAAAGGTGGATGGCAGCATCGACCCTGCAGGCACCGGATGGACCGCCACCGCGCCGCTGAAGTTCAACACCGACTACAGCTACACGTTCGTGGTGAAGGACGGCGCGGGACGCGAAACGAGCACCACCCAGCAGTTCAGCACCGTCTCCAGTTCGCACGAGGCTGACGCCGCCGTGTACCCGCTGGACGGAATGAAGGTGGGCGTGGGCCAGCCGCTGCAGATCATCTTCAGCGAACCCGTACTCAACCGGGACGCCGTGGAGAAGGCCATCAAGATCACCAGCAGCGCCGGGCAGGTGGGCGCTTTCCACTGGTACAGCGACAAGATGGTGCGGTACCGGGCGGAAAACTTCTGGGCCGCGAATTCCACCGTCACCATGGACATGCAGATGTTCGGCGTGGACCTGGGCAACGGCCAGATCGCCAACTTCGACAAAAAAGTGAAGGTCAACATCGGGGACAAGAAGGTGGCCGTGGCGGACGCCACCGCACACACCTTCACCCTCAGCGTGAACGACCAGCCGGTGAAGACCCTGCCCGTCAGCATGGGGGACAAGCGGTTCCCGTCAGCCCGCGGCTACGGGGTCCTCATGGAAAAGAACCGGTTCGACCACTTCCGCGCCTCCAGCATCGGGCTGAAACCCGGCGACCCGGCCTACTACGGTGACGTGGATGTGGAGTACACCATAAGGCTGACGCTCAGCGGGGCCTACATCCACCAGGCGCTTGAATCCGCCTTCCCTTACATCGGCAATACGAACGTCTCGCACGGCTGCATCGGGTTCGCCCCCGACGGCGCCGCCTGGGTCTTCGACAACATGGGCACCGGCGACGTGGTCAACATCATTAACACCGAGGGGGACTACGCCGCCCACGATGACGGGTACGGCGACTGGAACATCCCCTGGGCTGAATACGACAACTGA